One stretch of Verrucomicrobiia bacterium DNA includes these proteins:
- a CDS encoding trypsin-like serine protease — translation MIHECAVLTVAHGPRSELVMGDRVHLPGLKGVSDSERIFRVRRIIDHPKAGRGHGFDVRLLMLQFDEGQWGNEKGSVRGQLAQRAFDLRNCATLEAHDEFRDLRIAGFSDSSGESQGKNGHRRKWREVTYSSKDQEPAIHGHDAEREYVFKACECDVSKQEQGRCIAFGDSGSPVFMGKAEENKLVAMYVRRSINEPVSANPHLVALRLNKGLIDWLDAIRQRYAP, via the coding sequence TTGATTCATGAATGCGCGGTCCTGACCGTTGCGCATGGGCCGCGGTCGGAACTGGTGATGGGGGACCGCGTTCATCTTCCGGGATTGAAGGGCGTGTCTGATTCGGAGCGGATTTTCCGGGTTCGACGGATCATCGATCATCCGAAGGCTGGCAGGGGGCATGGCTTCGATGTGCGGTTGCTGATGCTCCAGTTCGACGAGGGGCAGTGGGGGAATGAGAAGGGTTCCGTACGGGGGCAACTGGCGCAGCGGGCGTTTGATCTGAGGAATTGTGCGACACTCGAAGCCCACGACGAATTCCGGGATCTGAGGATCGCGGGATTCAGTGACAGTTCCGGCGAAAGCCAGGGTAAGAATGGCCATCGGCGCAAATGGCGGGAGGTGACTTACAGCTCGAAGGATCAGGAGCCGGCGATCCACGGGCACGATGCGGAGCGGGAGTATGTCTTCAAGGCATGCGAGTGCGATGTCAGCAAGCAGGAGCAGGGCAGGTGCATCGCGTTTGGGGACAGCGGCTCGCCGGTGTTCATGGGCAAAGCCGAGGAGAACAAGCTCGTGGCCATGTATGTGCGGCGGTCGATCAACGAGCCGGTGTCGGCCAATCCGCATCTGGTGGCGCTCCGGTTGAACAAGGGCCTCATCGATTGGTTGGATGCCATCCGACAGCGATACGCTCCCTGA